A single Pararhizobium sp. A13 DNA region contains:
- a CDS encoding amidohydrolase family protein, translating into MFDLIIRNANLPDGQKGIDIGVTGGKIVAIERTIQAQAGEEIDATGRLVSPPFVDPHFHMDATLSLGLPRMNVSGTLLEGIALWGELRPIVTREELVDRALRYCDLAVTQGLLFIRSHVDTSDPKLVTVEAMIEVREKVAPYIDLQLVAFPQDGYYRAADGISSLNRALDMGVDIVGGIPHFERTMGEGTASVEALCRIAADRDLPVDMHCDETDDPLSRHIETLAAQTIRFGLEGRVAGSHLTSMHSMDNYYVSKLIPLMAEAQINVIPNPLINIMLQGRHDTYPKRRGMTRVRELMDAGLNVSFGHDCVMDPWYSMGSGDMLEVGHMAIHVAQMAGIEDKKKIFDALTVNSAKTMGLEGYGLETGCNADLVILQAQDPLEALRLKPNRLAVIRRGKVIARSAPRIGELFLDGRPARIDGGQDYAPRC; encoded by the coding sequence ATGTTCGACCTAATCATTCGCAACGCAAACCTTCCAGACGGCCAGAAGGGCATCGATATAGGCGTCACGGGCGGCAAGATCGTCGCCATCGAGAGGACGATCCAGGCACAGGCTGGAGAGGAAATCGACGCCACCGGGCGGCTCGTGAGCCCTCCCTTCGTCGATCCGCATTTTCACATGGACGCGACCCTGTCGCTTGGCCTGCCACGTATGAATGTGTCCGGCACCCTGCTTGAAGGCATTGCGCTCTGGGGCGAATTGCGTCCGATCGTCACAAGAGAGGAACTGGTCGACCGCGCGCTGCGCTATTGCGATCTGGCGGTGACGCAAGGTCTGCTCTTCATCCGAAGCCATGTCGATACCAGCGACCCAAAACTGGTGACCGTCGAGGCAATGATCGAGGTTCGCGAGAAGGTCGCGCCCTATATCGACCTGCAACTGGTCGCCTTCCCGCAGGATGGCTACTATCGTGCAGCCGATGGCATCAGTTCACTCAACCGGGCGCTCGACATGGGCGTCGATATCGTCGGTGGCATTCCCCATTTCGAGCGAACCATGGGCGAAGGCACGGCATCAGTCGAGGCGCTCTGCCGCATCGCCGCCGACCGCGACCTGCCAGTGGACATGCATTGCGATGAGACCGATGACCCGCTTTCGCGCCATATCGAGACGCTTGCTGCGCAAACCATCCGCTTCGGCCTCGAGGGACGCGTAGCCGGTTCGCATCTGACCTCGATGCACTCGATGGACAATTACTATGTCTCCAAGCTCATTCCCCTGATGGCGGAAGCGCAGATCAATGTCATCCCCAATCCCCTGATCAACATCATGCTGCAGGGCCGGCACGACACCTATCCGAAGCGCCGCGGCATGACCCGCGTGCGCGAACTGATGGATGCCGGGCTCAACGTCTCCTTCGGGCATGATTGCGTCATGGATCCTTGGTATTCGATGGGATCAGGCGACATGCTGGAGGTCGGCCATATGGCCATCCATGTCGCGCAGATGGCCGGCATCGAGGACAAGAAGAAGATCTTCGATGCGCTGACGGTCAACTCGGCAAAGACCATGGGCCTGGAAGGCTATGGCCTGGAAACGGGCTGCAACGCAGATCTCGTCATCCTCCAGGCGCAGGATCCACTGGAAGCGCTACGGCTGAAACCGAACCGGCTGGCGGTGATCCGGCGCGGCAAGGTCATCGCCCGCTCGGCACCGCGCATCGGCGAGCTTTTCCTCGACGGGCGCCCGGCACGGATTGACGGCGGTCAGGACTACGCACCGCGTTGTTGA
- a CDS encoding MipA/OmpV family protein: MSLTKSHFSRPRRVAIAAGLAVVACPLTQARAADPYEGEEAAIPATANFDKGRFGGIRQKLSDWDVMVGAGAIYAPKFEGSDEFELVPIPMISATFGDRVTIDPGGLTVDVLKSNGFKFLVKGGYGGGRDEDDSDHLRGLGDIDAGAVVGAQLSYELGPVEFYASVDKTIGGSDGLVGELGANVSHHYDRFILSAGASATIADDNHMESYFGVTAAQSARSGLRQYEASAGLKRFDVEASVTYMATENWVVRGQAGVGFLTGDAKDSPIVQNDVQPSAMLIVGYKF; encoded by the coding sequence ATGTCATTGACCAAGTCCCATTTTAGCCGTCCGCGGCGTGTCGCCATAGCTGCGGGGCTCGCGGTAGTTGCTTGCCCCCTAACCCAGGCACGGGCCGCCGACCCTTACGAGGGTGAAGAGGCCGCTATCCCCGCGACAGCGAACTTCGACAAAGGACGGTTCGGTGGCATACGCCAGAAGCTTTCCGACTGGGATGTTATGGTCGGCGCCGGAGCCATATATGCGCCCAAATTCGAAGGATCGGACGAGTTCGAACTCGTCCCCATTCCTATGATCTCCGCAACCTTCGGTGATCGCGTCACCATTGATCCGGGCGGACTGACAGTCGATGTGCTGAAGTCCAACGGTTTTAAGTTCTTGGTCAAGGGCGGTTACGGCGGTGGGCGCGATGAAGATGATTCCGATCACCTGAGAGGTCTAGGTGACATCGACGCTGGAGCTGTCGTCGGAGCGCAGCTCTCGTATGAATTAGGGCCGGTGGAATTCTATGCTTCTGTCGACAAGACGATTGGCGGCAGCGACGGTCTGGTCGGTGAGCTCGGAGCAAATGTCTCGCATCACTATGACCGCTTTATCCTTTCTGCAGGCGCCTCCGCCACAATTGCCGACGACAATCATATGGAGAGCTACTTTGGGGTAACCGCTGCCCAGTCTGCACGATCGGGGTTGCGGCAATATGAGGCAAGCGCCGGGCTCAAGCGCTTCGATGTCGAGGCCTCCGTAACCTACATGGCGACGGAAAACTGGGTTGTCCGCGGCCAGGCAGGTGTCGGCTTTCTGACTGGCGACGCGAAGGACAGCCCGATCGTTCAGAACGACGTGCAGCCATCTGCGATGCTGATCGTCGGTTACAAATTCTAG
- a CDS encoding efflux RND transporter periplasmic adaptor subunit: MRARPLLTAIFLGVNLVSASEPVLARQNEAAALTVAVARPAERRWPETVPASGWLKPWHEAVIAAEIDGLRVTDVLVDVGSVVSKGQALVRLADQAVRAELRKEEAALASARADLAKARANADRARKVQGSGALSDEKINEYLIAERTAIAGVESAEALLESQKIKLAQTTILAADDGLITSRSAQLGAVVSSGTELFRLVRQQRVEWQAEMPARYLPRIREGLTATIVGPGDRRVKGTVRLVGPTVSTDTGRALAYVALPAEAHPPIGLYVTGQIELEITAALTVPETALVLRDGIAYVFTVDADKRASRVRVETGRRNGSEVEILSGLDRSTEVVMTGGAFLSDKAFVRVTGDALVQLEEGESR; this comes from the coding sequence ATGCGAGCGAGACCCCTTCTTACTGCCATTTTCCTGGGCGTGAATCTTGTTTCCGCGTCAGAGCCTGTGCTCGCGCGACAGAACGAGGCAGCAGCGCTTACCGTCGCCGTGGCAAGGCCTGCGGAACGCCGATGGCCCGAAACGGTACCGGCCAGCGGCTGGCTGAAGCCCTGGCACGAAGCGGTCATCGCCGCGGAAATCGATGGCCTGCGTGTGACCGATGTCCTTGTCGATGTCGGATCGGTCGTCTCGAAGGGTCAGGCCCTCGTTCGGCTTGCCGACCAGGCGGTACGCGCCGAGCTGCGTAAGGAAGAGGCCGCGCTGGCAAGCGCCAGGGCCGACCTCGCCAAGGCCAGGGCAAATGCCGACCGGGCACGCAAGGTGCAGGGAAGCGGCGCGCTTTCGGACGAGAAGATCAACGAATATCTGATCGCCGAACGGACGGCGATCGCGGGTGTCGAATCTGCTGAAGCCTTGCTGGAAAGCCAGAAGATCAAACTGGCCCAGACGACTATCCTGGCCGCCGACGACGGGCTGATCACATCCCGCTCGGCCCAGCTCGGCGCCGTCGTCTCCTCCGGCACGGAACTGTTCCGCCTCGTTCGCCAGCAGCGCGTCGAATGGCAGGCGGAAATGCCTGCACGCTATTTGCCTCGCATCAGGGAAGGTCTGACCGCCACGATCGTAGGTCCTGGTGACCGACGCGTCAAAGGAACCGTTCGGCTTGTCGGACCGACGGTCAGCACCGATACCGGACGGGCGCTCGCCTATGTGGCACTGCCGGCGGAGGCGCACCCGCCCATCGGCCTTTACGTTACCGGCCAGATCGAGCTTGAGATCACGGCGGCTCTCACCGTGCCCGAGACGGCGCTCGTCCTGCGTGACGGCATCGCTTACGTCTTCACCGTGGATGCAGACAAGCGTGCGTCACGCGTTCGTGTGGAAACCGGCCGCCGCAATGGCAGCGAAGTGGAAATCCTCTCAGGCCTCGACCGCTCGACCGAGGTCGTGATGACTGGCGGCGCTTTCCTTTCGGACAAGGCCTTCGTCCGTGTGACGGGAGACGCGCTCGTCCAGCTCGAAGAGGGAGAATCGCGATGA
- a CDS encoding efflux RND transporter permease subunit: protein MNFSAWSIRNPVPAILLFILLTVGGLITFDRLAVQNFPDMDLPTIQVSASLEGAAPAQLETEVARKIEDRLASLNLLDHITTTVTDGSVSINVSFQLGKDSEEALNEVRNAVESASGDLPSEMQAPGVTKVTVQGSTLLTYAVRSARLNETELSWFVDNNMTKALLSVSGVGEVSRTGGIEREVHIDLNPELMSALGLSAATVSSQLKSVQSDTSGGRAEIGGAKQGIRTLGAVSSIRQLKSLAIPLPSGELVRLDEIGKVTDSFADRSSIAYLDGEPVIAVEVKRSNGFSDTGVAAAIEAAMQDFAAANPDVEIVEAYSTVGPIIENYDGSMHMLYEGAILAIVVVWLFLRDWRATFLSAVALPLSVIPTFLVMYLADFSLNTVTLLALSLVVGILIDDAIVEIENIARHLQMGKPPKQAALEAADEIGLAVIATTLTLVAVFLPTAFMSGIPGLIFRQFGVTAAVAVLASLVVARLLTPMMAAHMMKAHPIELRDGRIMRAYMALVKNCLCYRKLTILGVCIFLGLSLSTITMLSAGFLPPSDDSQTQVTLTLQPGSSIEQTDAITRRAADIVSGLPDITRVFSAVGSASSDDLIDSSMTIDTATASLVVDLKKIGERNRKQAEIENDIRQALAVLPGVRIEVDTGGNGTTLEITLASDDSNALDQAAGALEEQLRTLQGIGAVTSSASLQAPEVQIIPDLDRAAALGVTSEAISEAVRVDTSGDYSSSLAKLNLPQRQLPIRVRFDPGNRTTLGDIANLRVAGARGSVDLGSVAEIRIGGSPSEISRIDRSRNVTLSVELNGRILGDVYREVQALPALQNLPDDVKLVEQGELERSSELFDNFAIAMAVGVFCIYAVLVLLFHDFFQPLTILMALPLSLGGALLPLVLTGTSFSMPVVIGLLMLMGVVTKNSILLVEYAIMSRRAGLSRFDALVDACHKRARPIVMTTIAMGGGMLPVALSLSGGDASFRQPMAIVVIGGLITSTILSLVVIPVIFTFVDDFLLLLKRMFRRETVVLSQRNT, encoded by the coding sequence ATGAACTTTTCCGCCTGGTCAATCCGCAATCCGGTTCCCGCCATCCTGCTGTTTATCCTGCTGACCGTCGGCGGCCTCATCACCTTCGACCGGCTCGCGGTGCAGAATTTTCCCGACATGGACCTGCCGACGATCCAGGTGAGCGCTTCGCTTGAAGGTGCCGCACCGGCCCAACTCGAAACGGAAGTCGCGCGCAAGATCGAGGACAGGCTCGCCTCGCTGAACCTCCTCGACCACATCACGACGACGGTCACGGACGGATCGGTCTCCATCAATGTCTCGTTCCAGTTGGGAAAGGACAGTGAGGAAGCGCTGAACGAGGTGCGCAATGCCGTCGAAAGCGCGAGCGGCGATCTGCCCTCCGAGATGCAGGCGCCGGGCGTGACCAAGGTGACAGTGCAGGGTTCCACTCTCCTCACCTATGCAGTGCGCTCCGCCCGCCTCAACGAGACGGAGCTCTCCTGGTTCGTCGACAACAACATGACGAAGGCCCTGCTCTCCGTATCCGGCGTCGGCGAGGTCAGCCGGACCGGTGGCATCGAGCGTGAAGTGCATATCGACCTCAACCCCGAGCTCATGAGCGCGCTCGGCCTTAGCGCTGCAACCGTTTCCTCGCAGCTAAAATCGGTGCAGTCGGACACGTCGGGCGGCCGGGCGGAGATCGGTGGAGCCAAGCAGGGGATCCGCACGCTCGGCGCGGTTTCCTCGATCAGGCAATTGAAGTCACTCGCAATACCCCTTCCCAGTGGTGAGCTGGTGCGGCTGGACGAAATCGGCAAGGTAACGGACAGTTTTGCGGATCGCTCGTCAATCGCCTATCTCGATGGCGAACCCGTGATCGCTGTCGAGGTCAAACGATCGAACGGCTTTTCGGATACGGGCGTCGCGGCCGCCATCGAAGCGGCCATGCAGGACTTTGCCGCCGCCAATCCAGATGTTGAGATCGTCGAGGCTTACAGCACGGTCGGGCCAATCATTGAAAACTACGACGGCTCCATGCACATGCTCTACGAGGGCGCAATCCTCGCGATCGTGGTCGTCTGGCTCTTCCTGCGCGACTGGCGGGCGACCTTTCTTTCGGCGGTGGCGCTGCCGCTCTCGGTCATCCCCACCTTCCTTGTGATGTATCTGGCGGATTTCAGTCTCAACACGGTGACGCTGCTCGCGCTCTCGCTCGTGGTCGGCATCCTCATCGACGATGCAATCGTCGAGATCGAGAACATCGCGCGTCACCTGCAAATGGGCAAACCGCCGAAGCAGGCTGCGCTCGAAGCTGCCGACGAGATCGGCCTTGCCGTCATCGCCACGACCTTGACGCTCGTCGCGGTCTTTCTGCCGACCGCTTTCATGAGCGGTATTCCCGGCCTGATCTTCCGCCAGTTCGGCGTGACGGCAGCCGTGGCGGTTCTTGCCTCACTGGTCGTCGCGCGCCTGCTGACGCCGATGATGGCCGCCCACATGATGAAGGCGCATCCCATCGAGTTGAGGGACGGCCGTATCATGCGCGCCTATATGGCCCTCGTCAAAAACTGCCTGTGCTATCGCAAGCTGACCATCCTCGGCGTCTGCATATTCCTCGGGCTCTCGCTCTCGACGATTACCATGCTCAGCGCCGGTTTCCTGCCGCCTTCGGACGATTCACAGACGCAGGTCACTCTGACGCTGCAGCCCGGCAGCTCGATCGAACAAACGGACGCGATCACGCGGCGGGCGGCAGATATCGTTTCCGGCCTGCCGGACATCACGCGCGTGTTCTCCGCCGTCGGAAGCGCCTCGTCGGATGACCTGATCGATTCCTCCATGACCATCGATACGGCGACCGCCTCGCTCGTCGTCGATCTGAAGAAGATCGGCGAACGCAACCGCAAGCAGGCCGAGATCGAAAACGACATCCGGCAGGCGCTCGCCGTTCTCCCGGGCGTCAGGATCGAGGTGGACACCGGCGGCAACGGTACGACGCTGGAAATCACGCTCGCCAGTGACGATTCCAATGCACTTGACCAGGCGGCGGGCGCACTCGAAGAGCAACTGCGCACCCTCCAGGGCATCGGCGCGGTGACCTCCAGTGCCTCCCTGCAGGCCCCGGAAGTCCAGATCATCCCGGACCTCGACCGCGCCGCCGCCCTCGGTGTCACGTCAGAAGCGATTTCCGAGGCGGTTCGCGTCGACACGAGCGGAGACTATTCTTCATCGCTCGCCAAGCTCAACCTGCCACAGCGCCAGCTTCCCATCCGCGTCCGGTTCGATCCCGGCAACCGGACGACACTCGGCGACATCGCCAATCTCCGCGTTGCCGGTGCCAGGGGGAGCGTCGATCTCGGCTCGGTGGCTGAGATCCGTATCGGCGGCAGCCCGTCGGAGATCAGCCGCATCGACCGTTCGCGAAACGTCACGCTGTCGGTCGAGCTCAACGGCCGCATCCTTGGCGACGTCTATCGCGAAGTGCAGGCGCTGCCTGCCCTCCAGAACCTTCCGGACGACGTCAAGCTCGTCGAGCAGGGCGAACTGGAGCGCAGCTCCGAGCTTTTCGACAACTTCGCCATCGCAATGGCGGTCGGCGTCTTCTGCATCTATGCCGTGCTGGTCCTGCTCTTCCATGATTTCTTCCAGCCGCTAACGATCCTCATGGCGCTCCCGCTGTCGCTGGGCGGCGCCCTGCTGCCGCTGGTGCTGACCGGCACGAGCTTCTCCATGCCGGTGGTAATCGGCCTCCTCATGCTGATGGGTGTGGTGACGAAGAATTCGATTCTGCTGGTCGAGTACGCGATCATGTCGCGACGCGCCGGTCTCTCACGCTTCGACGCTCTGGTCGACGCATGCCACAAGCGCGCTCGCCCGATCGTCATGACGACGATCGCCATGGGCGGCGGCATGCTTCCCGTAGCCCTGAGCCTCAGCGGCGGAGATGCGAGCTTCCGTCAACCGATGGCGATCGTCGTCATCGGCGGTCTGATCACTTCCACTATACTCAGCCTCGTCGTTATCCCCGTCATATTTACCTTCGTCGACGACTTCCTGCTGCTTTTGAAGCGGATGTTCCGTCGTGAAACGGTTGTCCTCTCGCAAAGGAACACGTGA
- a CDS encoding response regulator, whose translation MAKPMNNIVCNVPTQASSRILVVEDDRDIASMLIDLMTEAGYAAEAVGSAIEMDRVLKKKDFHLIVLDGMLPGEDGFSICRRIRSFDTIPILMLTARTKEIDRVVGLELGADDYVTKPFKSRELLARIKALLRRSSYSVQVKPKQEPMTFAGWRIDPVTRELTDRDGFHVSLTTAEFDVLLVFCQNPRQVMNRQEILALTHAGSAGPVERSIDVHVSRVRQKIEPNYKEPTFIKTVRLGGYVFTPEVAIAS comes from the coding sequence ATGGCCAAGCCTATGAATAACATCGTGTGCAACGTTCCTACTCAAGCTTCATCTCGAATCCTCGTCGTCGAGGACGATCGGGATATCGCGAGCATGCTGATCGATCTGATGACGGAGGCAGGTTACGCCGCCGAGGCAGTCGGATCGGCGATTGAAATGGACCGCGTTCTAAAAAAGAAGGACTTCCACCTTATCGTCCTGGATGGAATGCTGCCAGGTGAGGACGGTTTCAGCATATGCAGGAGAATCAGGTCGTTTGATACAATACCCATCCTCATGCTTACCGCGCGAACCAAAGAGATAGACAGGGTCGTTGGATTGGAATTGGGTGCCGACGACTACGTCACAAAACCGTTTAAATCCAGGGAGCTTTTGGCGAGAATAAAGGCACTCCTGCGCCGATCGTCGTATTCAGTGCAAGTCAAGCCAAAGCAGGAACCGATGACGTTTGCTGGCTGGCGGATTGACCCGGTCACCCGAGAATTGACTGACCGTGACGGTTTTCATGTGTCGCTCACGACGGCGGAGTTTGATGTGCTGTTGGTGTTTTGCCAGAACCCCCGACAGGTAATGAACCGCCAGGAAATACTTGCCCTCACCCACGCAGGCTCTGCAGGGCCTGTTGAACGCAGCATTGACGTACATGTCAGTCGTGTCCGGCAGAAAATCGAACCGAATTACAAGGAGCCGACATTCATCAAAACTGTGCGCCTGGGCGGGTATGTCTTCACTCCGGAGGTTGCGATAGCATCATGA
- a CDS encoding HAMP domain-containing sensor histidine kinase has protein sequence MIDRFRKASIRTQFMVFASIPVPLIVICIIAVLPEPFIFQNEKMLMVKGAQIELLVNQVRSARNDVEVDNLVRASTSGGLELKLLPWSDVSSEGARQTDDHLISDELQGGVLPAGFEAVVLENTSDGEGHSTIAVRLDALRALVIGFAGADVSPSSFSAVVEFIAKANILMLPMLLLVLYISRMITSPLVRFADAAKRLRLDGSEEEQFTAEGAKELRTLAMALNNMRHRIRKMVDDRTRMLTAVSHDLRTPLTRLRMRVERSKDPASREAMLADIDNLTTMIEESLQYLSSTATVEPLRKVDISSLLRTIASEFCDLGHEVIYCGPERFGYLCQQKALIRAITNIAENAVRFGTKVAVELRNSSQGGAVIIVSDNGPGLEEGLQDKVLEPFFKADEARSLDSNSGFGLGLSIADEVVKGHGGSLLLENILPHGLRVTIQLPPAQVVQHQTSMAPAAKGEALGRKALAKER, from the coding sequence ATGATTGATCGCTTCCGCAAGGCGTCCATACGAACACAATTCATGGTGTTCGCATCTATTCCTGTTCCGTTGATTGTTATCTGCATCATTGCGGTTCTACCTGAGCCGTTCATTTTCCAAAATGAAAAAATGCTTATGGTCAAAGGCGCTCAAATCGAGTTGCTTGTGAACCAAGTCAGAAGTGCCAGAAATGACGTCGAAGTCGACAATCTGGTGAGGGCCAGCACCTCCGGCGGTCTCGAATTGAAGCTCCTGCCCTGGAGCGATGTCAGTAGCGAAGGGGCGCGTCAAACGGATGACCATCTCATCTCGGATGAACTTCAGGGCGGCGTCTTGCCTGCCGGTTTTGAAGCGGTAGTTCTTGAAAACACTTCGGATGGCGAGGGACACAGTACAATTGCCGTGCGCCTTGACGCGCTGCGTGCTCTCGTCATCGGGTTCGCCGGTGCCGATGTTTCCCCCTCATCTTTCAGCGCAGTCGTCGAGTTCATCGCCAAAGCCAACATCCTGATGCTGCCGATGCTCCTCCTGGTGCTCTATATAAGTCGCATGATCACGTCGCCTCTCGTTCGCTTTGCCGACGCGGCAAAGAGACTGCGCCTCGACGGCAGCGAAGAAGAACAGTTCACCGCCGAAGGCGCCAAGGAACTCCGCACGCTTGCGATGGCGCTCAACAATATGCGTCACCGTATTCGTAAAATGGTCGATGATCGCACACGGATGCTGACGGCCGTGAGCCACGATCTAAGGACGCCTCTGACACGACTGCGAATGCGTGTGGAGCGCTCGAAAGACCCCGCGTCAAGGGAAGCGATGCTGGCGGATATCGACAACCTTACCACTATGATCGAGGAAAGCCTTCAGTATTTAAGTAGCACTGCTACAGTCGAACCGCTTCGAAAGGTTGATATTTCAAGTCTCCTGCGGACTATCGCGTCGGAATTTTGTGATCTCGGGCACGAAGTGATTTACTGCGGACCTGAGCGGTTTGGATATTTGTGTCAACAAAAAGCTCTCATACGCGCTATCACCAATATCGCGGAGAACGCGGTAAGGTTCGGCACGAAGGTAGCTGTCGAATTGCGCAATAGTTCGCAAGGTGGAGCGGTAATCATTGTGAGCGACAATGGCCCCGGCCTTGAAGAAGGGCTCCAGGACAAAGTCCTGGAGCCCTTCTTCAAGGCCGACGAGGCCCGGTCACTAGATTCCAACAGTGGTTTTGGACTGGGGCTTTCGATTGCGGACGAAGTCGTAAAGGGCCACGGTGGCTCGCTGTTACTTGAGAACATATTGCCGCATGGTCTGCGAGTGACAATACAATTGCCGCCGGCTCAGGTTGTTCAACACCAAACCAGCATGGCGCCCGCTGCCAAAGGAGAAGCTCTCGGTCGAAAGGCTCTCGCCAAGGAGAGGTAG
- a CDS encoding isoprenylcysteine carboxylmethyltransferase family protein, with product MSNVSLSTVQLTRINILRSLAFLYFGGVCISQSSWPTDGVAHTILASAGLIATFVAIFGRMWSTLYVGGRKSVTLVMDGPYSVTRNPLYFFSLVGIAGIGAQTGSILAMLIFVATAHVVFTATIAQEEKFLQERFGTVFQDYLASTPRLLPQPSLWRDTNELEIKPRNFLRTLRDGSIFLIPWPVFELIEAGQSNGVLPVLVRLPF from the coding sequence GTGAGCAATGTTTCGCTTTCCACTGTCCAACTCACTCGCATCAACATCCTTCGCAGTCTCGCATTCTTATATTTCGGCGGTGTTTGTATCAGTCAGTCGTCTTGGCCGACCGATGGCGTCGCTCACACGATTTTGGCTTCGGCAGGTCTCATCGCAACATTTGTAGCAATCTTCGGGCGCATGTGGTCGACACTGTACGTGGGCGGAAGGAAAAGTGTCACCTTGGTCATGGACGGACCATATTCTGTAACGCGCAATCCACTCTACTTCTTCAGTCTGGTGGGGATTGCCGGTATCGGGGCGCAAACGGGCAGCATTTTGGCGATGCTAATTTTCGTCGCGACAGCCCACGTCGTCTTTACGGCAACCATCGCCCAGGAAGAAAAGTTCCTGCAGGAACGTTTTGGGACAGTCTTTCAAGACTATCTGGCTTCGACACCACGGTTGCTTCCGCAGCCATCTCTCTGGCGCGACACGAACGAACTGGAAATAAAACCCCGAAACTTTCTCAGGACGCTACGGGATGGTTCTATTTTCCTTATTCCGTGGCCGGTCTTTGAGCTCATCGAAGCCGGACAAAGCAATGGAGTCCTGCCGGTTCTTGTTCGTCTTCCCTTTTGA
- a CDS encoding patatin-like phospholipase family protein, whose protein sequence is MHRVIAIFILAFLAGCMAPDRIAYGPKAAATASIEGFGDIRTYADMSRNLPEARAWLPIPRHKEINYLVLSGGGAGGAFSVGALKAWSDRGQRPEFDIVSGVSTGALIAPYAFLGSAYDHILVDLYTSGVAKELVDADFLPQGLLGASLLKQKPLRTMVERYLTHDVVSKIAAEHRKGRRLLVLTSNLDSQRAVIWNMGAIADSGRPDALQLFQDIIIASASIPGLYPAVLIKAKSGDQSFEEMHSDGGSASQILTIPEGWMANSDKVEWPKGVKLNMYIIINNALMSEFSTTTNNTFTVMARANSSLIKAQTRSALVATYVYAQKNGIRFRVASIDTQVAYNMTDPFNTNYMRAVYNLGYAKMASDSLWKDRPSFTDTLAATQTAQWR, encoded by the coding sequence GTGCATCGAGTGATAGCCATCTTCATACTGGCTTTTCTTGCTGGCTGCATGGCGCCGGACCGCATTGCCTATGGGCCGAAGGCCGCCGCGACCGCCAGTATCGAGGGGTTTGGCGATATCCGTACCTATGCGGATATGAGCCGGAATCTGCCCGAGGCGCGTGCGTGGCTGCCAATCCCGAGACACAAGGAAATCAACTACCTCGTGTTGTCGGGCGGCGGCGCCGGAGGCGCGTTTAGCGTCGGGGCGCTAAAGGCCTGGTCGGATAGGGGACAGCGGCCCGAATTTGACATCGTCAGCGGCGTCAGCACGGGTGCGCTGATTGCGCCTTACGCCTTTCTTGGCTCGGCCTATGACCACATCCTCGTCGACCTGTACACAAGCGGCGTTGCCAAGGAGTTGGTTGATGCAGATTTCCTGCCTCAGGGTCTGCTGGGCGCAAGCCTCCTGAAGCAAAAGCCGCTTCGAACAATGGTCGAACGGTACCTGACGCATGACGTAGTGTCGAAAATCGCTGCGGAGCATCGCAAGGGACGGCGCCTGCTTGTTTTGACCTCGAACCTCGATTCCCAAAGAGCGGTGATCTGGAACATGGGCGCCATCGCCGACAGCGGCCGGCCCGACGCGCTACAACTCTTCCAGGACATTATCATCGCCTCGGCAAGCATCCCCGGCCTTTATCCAGCGGTGCTCATCAAAGCAAAATCAGGCGATCAGTCGTTTGAGGAAATGCACTCCGACGGGGGGTCGGCCTCCCAAATCCTGACGATTCCGGAGGGATGGATGGCCAATTCGGACAAGGTCGAGTGGCCCAAGGGCGTGAAGCTAAACATGTACATTATCATCAACAACGCGCTCATGTCTGAATTTTCAACCACGACAAACAACACGTTTACAGTCATGGCCAGGGCGAATTCCTCCCTCATCAAGGCACAGACACGTAGCGCGCTGGTGGCCACTTACGTCTATGCCCAAAAGAACGGCATTCGGTTCCGTGTGGCTTCGATCGATACGCAGGTCGCCTACAACATGACCGATCCATTCAACACCAACTACATGCGTGCAGTCTACAATCTCGGATATGCGAAAATGGCGAGCGACAGCCTGTGGAAAGACAGGCCTTCGTTCACCGACACGCTCGCAGCCACACAGACAGCGCAGTGGCGATAG